A genomic stretch from Malus domestica chromosome 15, GDT2T_hap1 includes:
- the LOC103456087 gene encoding probable sarcosine oxidase has product MEYSGDEYDIIVVGAGIMGSSTAYQTSKRSQKTLLLEQFDFLHHRGSSHGESRTIRATYPEDYYSPLVMESYKLWQQAESEIGYNVYFKAHQLDMAPANDKVLHAVVESCRKNFVAFRVMNRDQLDQEFSGRVMIPEDWVGVVTEHGGVIKPTKAVSMFQTLALQNGAVLRDNMEVKGVERDRVRGGVWVCTANGERFWGKKCVVTVGAWTTKLVKTVGGVELPIQPLETTVCYWRIKEGHEGGFAIGGDFPTFASYGNPYIYGTPSLEYPGLIKVAVHGGYPCDPDNRPWGPGNPLAPLKEWIEGRFSGVVDSGGPVATQLCMYSMTPDEDFVIDFLGGEFGKDVVVGGGFSGHGFKMSPVVGRILADLALTGEAQGVELKHFRIARFQENPKGNAKHFL; this is encoded by the coding sequence ATGGAATATTCCGGCGACGAGTACGACATCATCGTAGTCGGAGCTGGCATCATGGGGAGCTCCACCGCCTACCAGACATCTAAACGCAGCCAAAAGACCCTCCTCCTCGAGCAATTCGACTTCCTCCACCACCGCGGCTCCTCCCACGGCGAGTCCCGCACGATTCGCGCCACTTACCCGGAGGACTACTACTCCCCGCTGGTCATGGAGTCTTACAAGCTCTGGCAGCAAGCGGAATCCGAGATCGGCTACAATGTCTACTTCAAAGCCCACCAACTGGATATGGCTCCGGCGAACGACAAGGTTCTCCACGCCGTCGTGGAGAGCTGTCGGAAAAATTTTGTCGCGTTTAGGGTCATGAACAGGGACCAGCTGGATCAGGAGTTTTCGGGTCGGGTTATGATTCCGGAGGATTGGGTGGGTGTGGTGACAGAGCACGGTGGGGTTATTAAACCCACCAAGGCGGTGTCCATGTTTCAAACGCTCGCTTTGCAGAACGGCGCCGTTTTGAGGGATAACATGGAGGTGAAGGGTGTGGAGAGAGATAGGGTGAGAGGAGGGGTTTGGGTGTGCACAGCAAATGGGGAGAGGTTTTGGGGGAAGAAGTGTGTGGTGACAGTTGGCGCGTGGACGACAAAGTTAGTTAAAACGGTTGGTGGGGTCGAACTGCCGATACAGCCGCTGGAAACCACCGTGTGTTACTGGCGGATTAAGGAGGGGCACGAGGGTGGTTTTGCCATTGGAGGTGACTTCCCAACGTTTGCTAGCTACGGAAACCCTTACATTTATGGGACACCTTCTTTGGAGTATCCCGGTTTGATCAAGGTCGCCGTGCATGGCGGGTACCCGTGTGACCCTGATAACAGGCCTTGGGGTCCCGGGAACCCGCTGGCTCCGTTGAAGGAGTGGATAGAGGGGAGGTTCTCCGGCGTAGTTGACTCCGGTGGGCCGGTGGCTACGCAGTTGTGCATGTACTCAATGACCCCGGATGAGGATTTTGTGATTGATTTCTTGGGTGGGGAGTTTGGGAAGGATGTGGTGGTGGGCGGGGGGTTTTCGGGTCACGGGTTCAAGATGTCGCCGGTGGTGGGGAGGATTTTGGCTGACCTTGCGCTTACTGGGGAGGCCCAAGGAGTGGAGCTAAAGCACTTCAGGATAGCAAGGTTTCAAGAGAATCCCAAAGGCAATGCCAAACACTTTCTGTAA